A genomic window from Atribacterota bacterium includes:
- a CDS encoding flavodoxin family protein — MTLKVVGIVGSPRKGMNTDTLVTKALEGAISAGAETEKIYLNDLEIMPCQACVKFPAPEYCFYHDGMDKIYQVLVSADALIIGAPAYFGSISAQLKLLIDRSNCLAEMITLPDGKLQFKSRLKKSKKGIFIWVANISTNPEHALVSMKIWSKYFANVELVDNLVVLKSDFGKGARKQKKILEKAFQSGVSLGRS, encoded by the coding sequence ATGACTTTAAAAGTAGTGGGAATTGTGGGAAGCCCACGAAAGGGAATGAATACTGATACTCTGGTGACAAAGGCCTTGGAAGGAGCTATATCAGCCGGTGCAGAAACAGAAAAAATATACCTCAATGATTTAGAGATTATGCCCTGTCAAGCTTGTGTTAAATTTCCTGCCCCTGAATATTGCTTTTACCATGATGGAATGGACAAAATATACCAGGTTCTGGTAAGTGCTGATGCCTTAATTATTGGTGCTCCAGCCTATTTTGGTTCTATAAGTGCACAGTTGAAATTGCTCATAGACCGTTCTAATTGCCTGGCAGAGATGATTACCCTGCCAGATGGAAAACTTCAATTTAAATCCAGATTAAAAAAAAGTAAAAAAGGAATCTTTATCTGGGTAGCCAATATATCTACAAATCCTGAACACGCTCTTGTTTCTATGAAAATTTGGAGTAAATATTTTGCAAATGTTGAGCTGGTAGACAATCTGGTTGTTCTGAAATCGGATTTTGGAAAAGGCGCCAGAAAACAGAAAAAAATACTTGAGAAAGCTTTTCAGTCAGGGGTATCCCTGGGACGATCATAA